Proteins found in one Candidatus Afararchaeum irisae genomic segment:
- a CDS encoding toprim domain-containing protein produces MDWDWETPRERLRRFESVLDDISAESDDTVIVVEGRKDEEALRDLGVDGEYVRVSANGRSLSETAVRISTSYSSAVLLTDWDEHGNMLHSKLKRLLESYGVDPKTKYRGRLRSLSAKEVYDVESLSTHRTNLRRDASYEY; encoded by the coding sequence ATGGACTGGGACTGGGAGACTCCGCGTGAGCGTCTGAGACGGTTCGAGTCGGTTCTCGATGACATAAGTGCTGAGTCCGATGACACTGTCATAGTCGTAGAGGGACGTAAGGACGAGGAGGCTCTCCGTGACCTCGGCGTCGACGGCGAGTACGTCCGTGTCAGCGCAAACGGAAGGAGTCTCTCTGAGACCGCCGTACGTATATCGACGTCTTACTCGTCGGCGGTTCTGCTTACCGACTGGGACGAACACGGCAACATGTTACACTCGAAGCTCAAGCGACTCCTGGAGTCATACGGTGTCGACCCGAAGACGAAGTACAGGGGTCGTCTCCGGAGCCTGAGCGCAAAGGAGGTCTATGACGTCGAGTCGCTGTCGACACACAGAACGAATCTCAGGAGAGACGCAAGCTATGAGTATTAG
- a CDS encoding 4Fe-4S dicluster-binding protein: protein MPAVVREEDCIGCTKCEKVCPVDTIDMVEGDGAENGNGMVAFVNLDGCVGCAECLIECPVDCIYMDHDADIADEGADHDYISI from the coding sequence ATGCCAGCCGTCGTACGTGAAGAGGACTGTATAGGATGCACCAAGTGCGAGAAGGTGTGTCCCGTCGACACTATCGACATGGTAGAGGGAGACGGTGCCGAGAACGGAAACGGAATGGTAGCTTTTGTAAATCTCGACGGCTGTGTAGGATGTGCGGAATGTCTGATAGAGTGTCCTGTCGACTGTATCTACATGGATCACGACGCGGATATAGCAGACGAGGGCGCAGACCACGACTACATAAGTATATAA
- a CDS encoding aspartate kinase, with amino-acid sequence MRTVVKFGGTSVGSGERIKRAAESVAKERRKGNEIVVVVSAMGDTTDHLIDEMEAIGIGDSEGEDANEVVSMGERTSVRLFKAALENLGIDASFVEPGNSKWPVITDEDGELNEDSTSAKVADLGETLEDEVVVVCGFLGETPDGSLTTLGRGGSDTTAMILGRYLDADEVVIVTDVDGVMTGDPSSVEGARTIDEITVNEMQDLSLRGAQVVAPSALRYKKEGMKVRIVHHKHGDLNATGTEIVGSSNSMHDVDLRDSPVAAVTVAGSTILETPNLLARLSTALGEEDINIFGVSTGSESMSFFVDEELAEEAEEILHDEVTDDDSLSSVTLREEIAMVVITGGEFIETPGVIYDAIRPLRKNDINIIELLSSATSIVIFVDWDEGKRVRDLVESVFE; translated from the coding sequence ATGCGTACAGTAGTAAAGTTCGGAGGAACGAGCGTAGGATCGGGCGAACGTATAAAGAGAGCCGCCGAGTCGGTCGCTAAGGAGAGGAGGAAAGGTAACGAGATAGTAGTCGTCGTCTCGGCGATGGGAGACACGACCGACCATCTCATAGACGAGATGGAAGCCATCGGAATAGGAGACTCGGAAGGGGAAGACGCCAACGAGGTCGTGAGCATGGGGGAACGCACCTCTGTGCGCCTCTTCAAGGCAGCTCTTGAAAACCTGGGTATAGACGCGTCTTTCGTCGAGCCCGGGAACTCGAAATGGCCCGTCATAACCGACGAGGACGGTGAGCTAAACGAGGACTCGACCTCGGCGAAGGTCGCAGACCTCGGTGAGACACTCGAAGACGAGGTCGTAGTCGTCTGTGGCTTCTTAGGAGAGACCCCCGACGGAAGCCTCACGACACTCGGAAGAGGAGGTAGCGACACCACGGCGATGATACTCGGACGTTACCTCGACGCCGACGAGGTCGTCATAGTCACAGACGTAGACGGTGTGATGACAGGAGACCCTAGCAGCGTCGAGGGTGCGAGGACTATAGACGAGATCACTGTCAACGAGATGCAGGATCTCTCGCTGAGGGGCGCACAGGTGGTCGCACCGAGTGCTCTGAGGTACAAGAAGGAGGGTATGAAGGTACGTATAGTACACCACAAACACGGCGACCTCAACGCCACGGGAACTGAGATAGTAGGAAGCTCCAACAGCATGCACGACGTAGATCTACGTGACAGTCCGGTAGCCGCCGTAACGGTGGCAGGAAGCACTATTCTGGAGACACCCAACCTCTTGGCGCGTCTCTCGACCGCGCTCGGAGAGGAAGACATTAACATATTCGGTGTCTCGACGGGAAGCGAGTCGATGTCTTTCTTCGTCGATGAGGAGCTCGCGGAGGAAGCCGAGGAGATACTCCACGACGAGGTCACAGACGACGACAGTCTTTCGAGCGTGACACTCCGCGAGGAGATAGCGATGGTAGTCATCACGGGAGGCGAGTTCATAGAGACCCCGGGAGTCATCTACGACGCGATACGTCCCCTCAGGAAGAACGACATAAACATAATAGAGCTTCTTTCGAGCGCGACCTCTATAGTCATATTCGTCGACTGGGACGAGGGCAAGAGGGTACGTGACCTCGTCGAGTCGGTCTTCGAGTAA
- a CDS encoding MFS transporter, with translation MIPRQRINDRTVFTSVVFVVLLAQVLLYPGIDRLVESLGAETRLNASMWFLVAEFGAFVVFAAPWGAASDAAGRRVPFIAAGSLGGAVAYLLIAVVPGSVDLSFAGILGLRVLQGAFTIGAFSLAMTTLMDIEGGHGRNMGAVGVAVGLGTGLGAPLGGQLYEVGTLVPLYAAAALLSVAGLATLLVDETVESDGRDEDMSQIITSLRETPGLGVAYVFGFLDRMTAGFFALVGTLYFRTVFGLSPLETGLTLGLFFFPFAVLQYPFGVVSDRIGRVIPVVGGSLLYGVAVIGVGAAPTVTSSQATLVVVGVLGALMTPATMALVTDLADEDRRGVAMAGFNIAGSVGFVTGILVGGTVADSYGYLEAFVVAGGLEVVVALVALVPLLRIDT, from the coding sequence GTGATACCGAGACAGAGGATAAACGACCGTACTGTCTTCACGTCAGTCGTCTTCGTAGTCCTTCTGGCTCAGGTTCTACTCTACCCGGGTATAGACAGGCTCGTCGAGTCGCTCGGGGCAGAGACTCGTCTCAACGCTAGCATGTGGTTTCTCGTCGCGGAGTTCGGTGCTTTCGTCGTCTTCGCCGCGCCGTGGGGAGCCGCGAGCGACGCCGCGGGAAGACGTGTTCCTTTCATAGCCGCGGGATCACTGGGTGGAGCCGTAGCGTACCTCCTGATAGCCGTGGTTCCCGGCTCCGTCGATCTCTCGTTCGCAGGGATACTCGGGCTGCGTGTCCTCCAAGGTGCTTTCACTATAGGAGCATTCTCGCTCGCGATGACTACTCTGATGGACATAGAGGGAGGACACGGACGTAACATGGGCGCAGTCGGGGTCGCGGTGGGTCTCGGGACGGGTCTCGGAGCACCTCTCGGAGGACAGCTATACGAGGTGGGTACTCTGGTTCCGCTCTACGCCGCGGCGGCTCTCCTGTCGGTCGCGGGCTTAGCCACGTTACTAGTCGACGAGACTGTGGAGTCGGACGGGAGAGACGAGGACATGAGTCAGATAATAACCAGCCTGCGTGAGACACCAGGTCTGGGTGTCGCATACGTCTTCGGCTTCCTCGACAGGATGACCGCGGGCTTCTTCGCTCTCGTGGGAACGCTCTACTTCCGCACGGTCTTCGGTCTGAGTCCCCTCGAAACGGGTCTGACACTCGGACTCTTCTTCTTCCCATTCGCCGTCCTCCAGTACCCCTTCGGGGTCGTCTCCGACCGGATAGGAAGGGTGATACCCGTAGTCGGAGGCTCCCTTCTCTACGGCGTCGCTGTGATAGGCGTGGGTGCCGCCCCCACGGTGACGTCTTCACAGGCGACACTCGTAGTCGTCGGTGTCTTAGGTGCTCTTATGACCCCCGCGACTATGGCACTTGTGACCGATCTCGCCGACGAGGACAGGAGAGGCGTCGCTATGGCGGGGTTCAACATAGCGGGAAGCGTCGGCTTCGTGACAGGAATACTCGTCGGAGGCACTGTTGCCGACTCCTACGGCTACCTCGAAGCCTTCGTGGTGGCTGGAGGACTAGAGGTCGTCGTGGCTCTCGTCGCACTCGTCCCGCTTCTGAGGATAGATACGTAA
- a CDS encoding DUF555 domain-containing protein, translating into MDYMVVLEGAWIVEDVDDVDDALSVAVSEAGSQLNDAGKDYVEVELGYLNCPACGEPFDSACVFASTALVGLVFEIDIYNADSKDHARKIAKKEVGQAVSGVPLEVVDVVEKEEE; encoded by the coding sequence ATGGACTACATGGTTGTTCTCGAAGGGGCGTGGATAGTCGAGGACGTAGACGACGTCGACGACGCCCTTTCGGTCGCAGTGAGTGAGGCGGGTAGTCAGCTTAACGACGCGGGGAAGGACTACGTCGAGGTCGAACTCGGCTACCTCAACTGCCCAGCGTGTGGAGAGCCCTTCGACTCGGCTTGTGTCTTCGCGAGCACTGCACTCGTGGGTCTCGTCTTCGAGATCGACATCTACAACGCCGACTCGAAGGATCACGCCCGGAAGATAGCCAAGAAGGAGGTGGGTCAGGCTGTCTCAGGTGTTCCTCTCGAAGTCGTCGACGTAGTCGAGAAAGAGGAAGAGTAA